In Chrysemys picta bellii isolate R12L10 chromosome 3, ASM1138683v2, whole genome shotgun sequence, a single genomic region encodes these proteins:
- the MORN2 gene encoding MORN repeat-containing protein 2: protein MAGPEVYRISFVFPNNDKYDGECIRTPDGALVRHGAGVHTTPDGITYTGNWKNDKMNGSGRLEHPSGAVYEGEFKDNRFHGLGTYSFPNGAKYIGNFNENKLEGEGEFIDTQGLEWSGTFHYTAAPGLKLKLEM from the exons ATGGCCG GTCCTGAAGTTTATAGAATATCTTTTGTATTTCCCAATAATGACAAATATG ATGGTGAGTGTATAAGAACACCTGATGGTGCTCTTGTGAGGCATGGAGCTGGAGTTCATACCACCCCTGATGGAATTACTTACACAGGAAACTGGAAAAATGATAAG ATGAATGGCAGTGGAAGGCTTGAGCATCCTTCAGGAGCAGTTTATGAAGGCGAGTTCAAGGACAACAGGTTTCATGGACTAGGAACCTATTCATTTCCAAATGGAGCAAAGTACATTggaaatttcaatgaaaacaa gctggaaggggaaggagaattTATAGATACACAAGGCCTGGAATGGAGTGGCACATTTCATTACACAGCAGCACCAGGACTGAAGCTTAAGCTGGAAATGTAG